The Leucobacter viscericola genome includes a window with the following:
- a CDS encoding RNA polymerase sigma factor: MPNPLGEHLITSNDAGFISDIDLLTLVREGDQDAYAQLYQRHCGAALSVAKKWARSLSEAEDLVANAFTSILSAIRTGSGPTSMFRAYLYSTIRNAAYSTAATERRYVDIDEWDESLIPAAEFAPELEPEETELVRAAFSGLTPEDKEILWCTEVENRTVSSASDILGLSKPVAYRALRTAKEHLREEYLRVHISTSAERDDECRSVSKLLPRYIRGTVRPTTKRIVSNHVSHCVYCTAATAELRDVNRGIHGVIAPIILGAGVLGALGWAGARPAQAAQGSAGRFLAASRVGARPALLIGVGIAAVIALGAVTTQAIVSDQQQDPGVTIAAANNIPDPEPTPVIPSDQSSHSDSQSQTDSATTPAPDPDSSTTNDQGDDSGTDGSGTTDPPPPVNIDDTIAYLDTDASLLQNGQGTAVIRFHNPTGRTLTGIVVTVTLDSRATLVPPGSQQSGNVQYAGVSDHVVSTTVGTLAPDSSGQLRIAFTSAMDASDLRVAINSNIAELGEQKSVSLLRIV, translated from the coding sequence ATGCCCAACCCTCTCGGCGAACACCTGATTACGTCAAACGACGCTGGTTTCATCAGCGATATCGATCTGCTTACTCTCGTTCGCGAAGGCGACCAAGACGCTTACGCCCAGCTCTACCAGCGCCATTGCGGCGCAGCACTTTCCGTTGCCAAGAAGTGGGCGAGATCCCTCAGCGAGGCCGAAGATCTCGTCGCCAACGCGTTCACGAGCATCCTCTCCGCGATCCGAACAGGGTCGGGTCCAACCTCTATGTTTCGCGCGTATCTCTACAGCACCATCCGAAATGCGGCATACAGTACAGCCGCGACCGAACGCCGCTACGTCGACATCGATGAGTGGGATGAAAGCCTGATCCCCGCCGCCGAATTTGCACCCGAGCTTGAGCCAGAAGAGACCGAACTCGTGCGGGCGGCCTTCAGCGGACTCACCCCCGAAGACAAAGAAATTCTCTGGTGCACCGAGGTTGAAAACCGCACGGTTTCAAGCGCTTCAGACATTCTCGGGCTCAGTAAACCCGTCGCCTACAGAGCACTCCGCACAGCAAAAGAACACCTTCGCGAAGAATACCTGCGCGTGCATATCTCCACCTCGGCGGAACGTGATGACGAGTGCAGATCGGTATCCAAATTGCTCCCGCGGTATATACGCGGAACCGTTCGCCCGACCACAAAACGCATCGTCTCAAACCACGTCAGTCACTGTGTTTACTGCACCGCCGCCACGGCAGAATTGCGCGATGTCAACCGCGGTATTCACGGTGTCATCGCGCCGATCATCCTGGGAGCCGGGGTGCTTGGCGCTCTCGGTTGGGCCGGTGCTCGTCCCGCTCAGGCTGCACAAGGATCGGCGGGCAGGTTCCTCGCAGCTTCTCGGGTCGGCGCCCGCCCCGCATTATTGATTGGGGTCGGGATCGCGGCCGTCATTGCGCTGGGTGCCGTGACCACGCAGGCCATCGTGTCGGATCAGCAACAGGATCCCGGCGTCACGATCGCTGCGGCGAACAACATCCCGGATCCCGAACCGACGCCCGTTATCCCCTCAGACCAGAGCTCTCATTCCGACTCGCAGAGCCAAACCGATTCAGCGACAACCCCCGCGCCCGACCCCGACTCCTCCACGACTAACGACCAGGGTGATGATTCAGGTACTGACGGTTCAGGCACCACTGACCCTCCGCCGCCGGTGAACATCGATGACACCATCGCCTATCTCGATACCGACGCTTCCCTGTTGCAGAACGGGCAGGGAACAGCGGTGATCCGCTTTCATAACCCGACGGGGCGCACACTCACCGGAATCGTCGTGACTGTGACGCTCGACTCTCGGGCGACGCTCGTGCCACCGGGCAGCCAGCAGAGCGGAAATGTGCAGTACGCGGGTGTTTCAGATCACGTCGTTAGCACCACGGTTGGCACACTCGCGCCCGACTCGAGTGGGCAGTTGCGGATCGCATTTACCTCGGCGATGGATGCGTCTGATCTGAGGGTCGCGATCAACTCCAACATCGCTGAACTCGGCGAGCAGAAGTCGGTGTCGCTGCTGCGGATTGTCTGA
- a CDS encoding LysR family transcriptional regulator — translation MTTSFTLVQLRYFATVARLEHMTAAAAELNVTQSTLSSAIAQLEAEFGVPLFVRLPRRGLRLTPAGQTLLARSGAFLEEASLISRAVREDTPVLTGELVVGIYAPLAPFRAPVLLQKFERLHPEVNLVFLEGDQGTLQQALLDGHCEVALMYDLGVGDRFTRQVVERVSPHVIVPEDHPLAIAGRSEASLAEFADEPLILLNLPHTREYYLGLFKQLGITPRVRHVSLGYETVRSFVALGHGYSVLNHWVDHGMTYAGERVVPIRLADPLPPTEASLVRLVDNRPTRKSLAFEAVCLGRPSGDQRQG, via the coding sequence ATGACAACGTCGTTCACCCTGGTTCAGCTGCGCTACTTCGCGACGGTCGCCCGACTCGAGCACATGACGGCCGCGGCGGCCGAGCTCAACGTGACGCAGTCGACGCTCTCCAGCGCCATCGCGCAGCTCGAGGCCGAGTTTGGCGTGCCACTTTTTGTGCGATTGCCGCGCCGCGGGCTCCGCTTGACGCCCGCCGGGCAGACGTTGCTCGCGCGCAGCGGAGCGTTTCTCGAGGAGGCCTCGCTTATTTCCCGCGCCGTGCGCGAAGACACCCCGGTGCTCACTGGCGAGCTCGTCGTGGGCATATACGCGCCACTCGCGCCGTTTCGCGCGCCAGTGCTGCTGCAGAAGTTCGAGCGCTTACACCCCGAGGTCAACCTGGTCTTTCTTGAGGGTGATCAGGGCACCCTGCAACAGGCGCTGCTCGACGGGCACTGCGAGGTAGCCCTCATGTACGACCTCGGGGTTGGCGATCGCTTCACGCGCCAGGTCGTGGAGCGAGTGTCGCCGCACGTCATTGTGCCGGAGGATCATCCGCTCGCTATCGCGGGTCGCAGCGAGGCCAGTCTCGCTGAGTTTGCAGACGAGCCGCTGATCCTGCTCAATCTGCCGCACACTCGCGAGTACTACCTGGGGTTGTTCAAGCAGCTCGGGATCACGCCCCGCGTGCGCCACGTGTCGCTCGGCTACGAGACGGTGCGCTCGTTTGTTGCCCTCGGGCACGGCTACTCGGTGCTCAACCACTGGGTCGATCACGGCATGACCTACGCGGGAGAGCGTGTGGTGCCGATTCGGCTCGCCGATCCCCTGCCACCAACGGAGGCCTCGCTCGTGCGGCTCGTCGACAACCGGCCGACGCGTAAGTCGCTGGCGTTTGAGGCTGTGTGTTTGGGGCGGCCTTCTGGCGACCAAAGGCAAGGTTAG
- a CDS encoding MFS transporter, translated as MTLQSDPPREATPPNVAPATDPVNIPTGPLPVVERRALDRTKRRVLLAGSVGQFIEFYDFSLYGLSAITLSQLFFPGESPVAALLATFATFGVAFLIRPLGGLFFGALGDRYGRRPVLYVTLLTIGGATAAIGVLPTFAQIGVFAPILLVLCRLLQGFSAGGESVGAPAFVFEHAPKDRRGFWLNITLAATALPSVIGGTLILVLSTNMDTEAFQSWGWRIPFLLALPLALFGLWIRTRTEESEAFKQVQAKHSGEVHTPIRDAFRENWLKMLQVILVMGLTAMGFYFLTGYFVSYVQTAGELSREQSLLINAAAMLLYALVLPSVASSVTGLAANRC; from the coding sequence ATGACGCTTCAATCCGACCCACCACGCGAGGCAACTCCCCCAAACGTCGCCCCCGCGACCGATCCCGTCAACATTCCCACCGGCCCGCTACCCGTTGTTGAGCGCCGCGCGCTCGACCGCACGAAGCGGCGCGTTCTGCTCGCCGGCAGTGTCGGCCAGTTCATCGAGTTCTACGACTTCAGCCTCTACGGGCTCTCGGCCATCACCCTTTCGCAGCTGTTCTTCCCTGGAGAAAGCCCCGTCGCGGCGCTGCTCGCAACCTTCGCGACGTTTGGTGTTGCCTTCCTCATCCGACCGCTCGGCGGACTCTTCTTCGGGGCCCTCGGGGATCGCTACGGTCGACGGCCCGTGCTCTACGTGACGCTGCTCACTATCGGTGGGGCCACCGCGGCAATCGGGGTGCTGCCGACGTTCGCGCAGATTGGAGTGTTCGCGCCAATCCTGCTGGTGCTCTGCCGCCTATTGCAGGGATTCTCCGCTGGCGGCGAATCGGTTGGTGCGCCCGCGTTCGTCTTCGAGCACGCGCCAAAGGACCGCCGTGGATTCTGGCTGAACATCACCCTTGCCGCGACGGCACTGCCCTCGGTGATTGGCGGCACGTTGATCCTGGTCCTCTCGACCAACATGGATACCGAAGCGTTTCAGAGCTGGGGCTGGCGGATTCCGTTTTTGCTCGCGCTACCCCTCGCACTCTTTGGGTTGTGGATCCGCACGCGCACTGAGGAATCCGAGGCGTTTAAGCAGGTGCAGGCGAAGCACAGCGGCGAGGTGCACACCCCGATTCGCGACGCGTTCCGCGAGAACTGGCTGAAGATGCTGCAGGTGATCCTGGTGATGGGACTCACCGCGATGGGCTTCTACTTTCTCACCGGTTACTTCGTCTCGTACGTGCAGACCGCGGGTGAGCTCAGCCGCGAACAGTCACTGCTGATCAATGCGGCGGCCATGCTGCTCTACGCACTGGTGCTCCCCTCGGTGGCATCCTCGGTGACCGGGTTGGCCGCAAACCGATGCTGA
- a CDS encoding M20 family metallo-hydrolase — protein MSATSFLSDFHEVAAIGATPNQGVDRQAATAEDRLTREWFRAFAQHRGWEVRVDGIGNQFALVEFEPGAPHILLGSHLDSQPLGGRFDGAYGVIAALHAADRLVERVTAGEPRPRLNLAVVNWFNEEGGRFPPSIMGSSVFAGLMDEQRMLEVRDLAGVSVREALGEIGYLGTDARPEIAGYAEIHIEQGRILERESMPIGAVDFSWYTQKLDIEVLGEQSHTGATAMADRHDALVGAAKVIVKVHEVTGHFEPEALVSSVGQLTLEPNSPIVVARRVHLVADLRAADKEVVLAARARLLAEIAEIGDAAGLTINVRDFDVRDNQHYPEAGIALAEQVATELGLGARRIRTMAGHDSVAMNRIAPTVMLFIPSVDGVSHCEREFSRDEDMVAGVDMLTEVAWRMLGGALSEQGLIREAMAQS, from the coding sequence ATGAGCGCCACCAGCTTTCTCTCCGATTTCCACGAGGTCGCCGCAATCGGGGCAACCCCGAACCAAGGCGTGGATCGCCAGGCCGCAACCGCCGAAGATCGCCTCACCCGCGAGTGGTTTCGCGCTTTCGCGCAGCATCGCGGCTGGGAGGTGCGTGTCGACGGGATCGGCAACCAGTTCGCGCTCGTTGAGTTTGAGCCCGGTGCGCCGCACATTCTGCTCGGCTCACACCTCGATTCGCAGCCGCTCGGCGGTCGCTTCGACGGGGCCTACGGTGTGATTGCCGCGCTGCACGCGGCGGACCGTCTTGTGGAGCGCGTTACCGCCGGCGAGCCGCGGCCCCGCTTGAATCTTGCGGTCGTCAACTGGTTCAACGAGGAGGGTGGCCGCTTTCCACCGTCCATCATGGGTAGCTCTGTGTTCGCGGGTCTCATGGATGAGCAGCGAATGCTTGAGGTTCGGGATCTCGCTGGGGTGTCTGTGCGGGAGGCGCTGGGCGAGATCGGGTACCTCGGAACTGATGCCCGACCAGAGATCGCCGGTTACGCCGAGATTCACATCGAGCAGGGGCGCATCTTGGAGCGCGAGTCGATGCCGATCGGCGCGGTCGACTTCAGCTGGTACACGCAGAAGCTCGATATTGAGGTGTTGGGCGAGCAGTCCCACACGGGAGCAACCGCGATGGCGGACCGGCACGACGCGCTCGTTGGCGCCGCGAAGGTGATCGTGAAGGTGCACGAGGTGACGGGGCATTTTGAACCTGAAGCTCTGGTGTCGTCGGTGGGTCAGCTCACGCTCGAACCGAATTCCCCCATCGTTGTCGCTCGTCGTGTGCATCTCGTTGCCGATCTGCGGGCGGCCGACAAGGAGGTTGTGCTCGCTGCGCGGGCCCGGTTGCTCGCCGAGATCGCGGAGATCGGTGATGCCGCCGGACTCACCATCAATGTGCGCGACTTCGACGTGCGTGACAACCAGCACTACCCGGAGGCCGGGATTGCGCTCGCCGAGCAGGTCGCCACTGAGCTTGGTTTGGGCGCTCGCAGGATCCGCACCATGGCGGGCCACGACTCCGTCGCGATGAACAGGATCGCCCCCACCGTCATGCTCTTCATCCCCTCAGTCGACGGCGTCAGCCACTGCGAGCGCGAGTTCAGCCGCGACGAGGACATGGTCGCGGGCGTCGACATGCTCACCGAGGTGGCCTGGCGAATGCTGGGTGGGGCGCTGTCTGAACAAGGGCTTATTCGTGAAGCGATGGCCCAGTCATGA
- a CDS encoding amidase, with amino-acid sequence MSSAELTERLRVASTSAPASGPASGTGPAPGTCPAPGTGPAQTDDLTSLSATEALAAFRDGSLVPSELLAATIARIHAVNGDRSTGINAFTELLFEDAMTSAVAADHAYANARRDGTRTPALLGIPVATKEKHGLAGRSLTQGLAACKGEIAATNHPVVERVLAAGGIIHARTTSPEFSCATVTHSPLWGITRNPWNPAATPGGSSGGAGAALAAGMATLATASDIAGSTRIPAGFTGTVGYKAPYGRVPGLPPLAADWYRGDGPMGRTVADTALLAGVMSGRHPVDHGSWGAHGIRPDHGQPTGPDAVRGLRIGLDVTLGDYPVAASVRANTLRVAQLLEAAGAEIVPVSLPWTTERITRTTFAHFGHILGPAMSEITAGTEDQLAAYTLQFIADAASVAREVSLPESLAMDASLQRDLALEMSGLDALLTPTQAVEMLDAEGNYLDGVTAPNSGGDGSSSDTRRLGHYWEAHMTSPFNVANRCPVLSVPSGMSSVGVPTGVQVVGHPFEEGMVFRIGSAIEALVEMPALRL; translated from the coding sequence ATGAGCTCGGCCGAGCTCACTGAGCGCCTGCGGGTCGCCAGCACCTCAGCACCAGCATCCGGGCCCGCATCAGGAACCGGTCCCGCACCAGGAACCTGTCCCGCACCAGGTACCGGGCCAGCACAGACTGACGACCTCACCTCGCTCAGCGCGACCGAGGCACTCGCCGCGTTCCGCGACGGATCCCTCGTCCCGAGCGAACTCCTCGCCGCGACAATCGCACGCATCCACGCGGTGAACGGTGACCGCTCCACCGGCATCAACGCCTTCACGGAGCTACTCTTCGAAGACGCAATGACCTCTGCCGTCGCTGCAGACCACGCCTACGCAAACGCCCGCCGCGATGGCACCCGAACCCCGGCGCTTCTGGGGATCCCCGTGGCGACCAAGGAGAAGCACGGTCTCGCTGGTCGATCCTTAACCCAGGGTCTTGCCGCCTGCAAGGGTGAAATCGCGGCGACAAACCACCCCGTCGTTGAGCGTGTGCTCGCCGCCGGGGGCATCATTCACGCGCGCACGACCTCACCCGAATTCTCTTGCGCTACTGTCACGCACTCTCCTCTCTGGGGTATTACCCGCAATCCTTGGAACCCTGCTGCCACTCCCGGCGGATCCTCCGGGGGTGCCGGTGCTGCTCTCGCGGCCGGTATGGCAACCCTAGCTACAGCCTCAGACATTGCTGGCAGCACTCGAATTCCGGCGGGGTTCACCGGCACCGTTGGTTACAAGGCCCCCTACGGTCGTGTGCCCGGACTGCCTCCGTTGGCCGCGGATTGGTATCGCGGCGATGGTCCGATGGGGCGAACGGTGGCCGACACGGCGCTGCTGGCGGGAGTGATGAGTGGTCGTCATCCCGTCGATCACGGGTCGTGGGGAGCGCACGGGATCCGGCCGGATCATGGGCAGCCGACGGGCCCAGATGCCGTGAGAGGGCTTCGGATTGGCCTGGATGTGACGCTCGGCGACTATCCCGTGGCAGCGAGCGTGCGCGCCAACACCCTGCGCGTGGCCCAGTTGCTTGAGGCTGCGGGAGCCGAGATTGTGCCCGTGTCGCTGCCCTGGACAACCGAGCGAATCACCCGAACGACCTTCGCCCACTTTGGGCACATTCTTGGGCCGGCCATGTCCGAAATCACCGCGGGAACCGAGGATCAGCTCGCCGCCTACACGCTCCAGTTCATCGCGGATGCGGCGTCGGTCGCGCGCGAGGTTTCGCTTCCAGAGTCATTGGCGATGGACGCTTCGCTGCAGCGCGATTTGGCCCTTGAGATGTCGGGGCTCGACGCGCTCCTCACCCCAACGCAGGCCGTGGAGATGCTCGATGCCGAGGGAAACTATCTCGATGGCGTCACGGCGCCCAACAGCGGCGGCGATGGCAGCAGCAGCGACACCAGGCGCCTCGGCCACTACTGGGAGGCCCACATGACCAGCCCCTTCAACGTGGCAAACCGCTGCCCGGTGTTATCGGTTCCCAGCGGCATGTCGAGCGTCGGGGTGCCCACCGGGGTGCAGGTCGTCGGTCACCCGTTCGAAGAGGGAATGGTGTTTCGCATTGGGTCAGCCATCGAGGCGCTGGTGGAGATGCCCGCGCTGCGGCTCTAG